CGGACTTTGTCTGGTCGAGCCATGCGCACCATGTTGGACGGCGGCTGGACAAGCTGGTGACGCCGCATCCCCTGGTCTGGGGCTTGGGCAATACGCCATTTGCGCGGGAAGCCGCTTATGCCGAGCTGGTGCGGGCGGGCGTGGGTGCGGCCGACCAGAAGGCATTGACCGATGCAACCTTGCGCGGCTGGGCGCTGGGTGGGGAGGGGTTTCTGGCCGAACTGCAGCGGCAGACGCCCCGGCGATTGCAGCAGGGATCGCCAGGGCGACCGGTTTCAACCGGGAAGACCCGGCCTCAGTGACGCGGCAGTTTGGCGCAGACCAGGCGAAGTGGTCTTCATGATTGATCTGACCCTAATTAAGAAGGTCGCCAATATCGGTATTTCATAATTGGGGTCAGACCCCTATTGTTCTGCTTGGCATCGATGTTGCAATGCAGTATTCTCCTCACCCGCGACGAATCTTCTCGCCCACGAAACGAATTTGAAGGAAGTGCCATGACCACGGCTGCCGAACTGCAACATCTCCAGGAACACGGTCTTTACGACCCCAGCAACGAGCACGACGCCTGCGGCGTGGGTTTCGTGGCGCACATCAAGGGCGAAAAGAGCCACGCCATCGTTACCCAGGCGCTCAAAATTCTGGAAAACCTCGACCACCGGGGTGCGGTGGGCGCTGACAAGCTGATGGGCGACGGCGCGGGCCTGCTGATTCAGTTGCCCGACGCGCTGTACCGCGAAGAGTTCGCGGCAAAGGGCGTGACGCTGCCGCCCGTGGGTGAATACGGTGTGGGCATGTTGTTTTTGCCAAAGGAACACGCGTCCCGCCTGGCGGTTGAGCAGGCGATGGAGCGTGCGATCGCGGGCGAGGGCCAGGTGCTGCTGGGCTGGCGCGATGTGCCGGTGAACCGCGATATGCCCATGTCGCCGACCGTGCGCAAAAAAGAACCCATCATTCGCCAGGTGTTCATCGGCCGCGGCAACGATGTGATCGTGCAAGACGCGCTGGAGCGCAAGCTGTACGTGATCCGCAAGACCTGCAGCGGCAACATCCAGCGCCTGAAGCTGACGCACAGCAAAGAGTATTACGTGGTCAGCATGAGCAGCCGCACGGTGGTCTACAAGGGCCTGCTGCTGGCCGACCAAGTGGGTACCTACTTCAATGATTTGCAAGACCCACGCTGCGTTTCAGCGTTGGGCCTGGTGCACCAGCGCTTTTCGACGAACACCTTCCCAGAGTGGCCACTGGCCCACCCCTACCGCTATGTGGCGCACAACGGCGAGATCAACACCGTCAAGGGCAACTTCAACTGGATGAAGGCGCGCGAAGGCGTGATGAGCTCGCCAGTGTTGGGCGACGACCTGAAGAAGCTGTACCCGATCAGCTTTGCCAGCCAGTCCGACACCGCCACGTTCGACAACGTGCTCGAGCTCATGACCATGGCGGGCTACCCGCTGGCGCAGGCTGTGATGATGATGATTCCCGAGCCATGGGAAAACCACGCGACGATGGACCCACGCCGCAAGGCCTTTTACGAATACCACGCCGCGATGATGGAGCCGTGGGACGGCCCGGCTTCGATCGTGTTCACCGATGGTCGCCAGATCGGCGCCACGCTGGACCGCAACGGTCTGCGTCCTTCGCGCTACTGCGTGACCGACGACGATTTTGTGATCATGGGTTCGGAGTCGGGCGTGTTGCCTGTGCCCGAGCACAAGATCGTGCGCAAGTGGCGCCTGCAGCCCGGCAAGATGTTCCTGATCGATCTGGAGCAGGGCCGCATGATCGACGACGAGGAACTGAAAGCCAACCTCGCCAACAGCAAGCCTTACAAGCAGTGGATTGAAAACCTGCGCGTCAAGCTCGATGACGTGGAGGGCCCGGCCACGGCCGAGCCGCTGGACAGCGATGTTTCCTTGCTCGACCGCCAGCAGGCGTTTGGCACGACCCAGGAAGACATGAAGTTCCTGCTGGCACCCATGGCCGCCGCCGGCGAAGAGGCGCTGGGTTCCATGGGCAATGACAGCCCGTTGGCCGTGTTGTCCGACAAAAACAAGCCGCTTTACAACTACTTCAAGCAGTTGTTTGCCCAGGTGACCAACCCGCCCATCGACCCGATCCGCGAAGCCATCGTGATGTCGCTGGTGTCGTTCATCGGCCCCAAGCCCAACCTGCTCGACATCAACCAGGTGAACCCCCCGATGCGCCTAGAAGTGAGCCAGCCGGTGCTCGACTTCGCCGACATGGAGAAGCTGCGTTACATCGACACCTTCACCAAAGGCAAGTTCCGCAGCCATGTGCTCGACATCACCTACCCGGTGAGCTGGGGCCGCGAAGGCGTGGAAGCCAAACTGGCTTCCTTGTGCGCCGAAGCGGTGGACGCGATCAAGGGCGGCAAGAACATTCTGATCGTGAGCGACCGCAAGGTCAGCGCCGAACAGGTGGCCATTCCTGCGCTGCTGGCTTTGTCGGCGATTCACCAGCACCTGGTGCGCGAAGGCTTGCGCACCACAGCGGGTCTGGTGGTCGAAACCGGCACGGCGCGCGAAGTGCACCATTTCGCGGTGTTGGCGGGCTACGGCGCGGAAGCCGTCCACCCCTACCTCGCGATGGAAGCCATCGCCAGGATGCACAAGGATCTGCCGGGCGACCTGAGCGCCGAGAAGGCGATCTACAACTACGTGAAGGCCATCGGCAAAGGCTTGTCGAAGATCATGTCCAAGATGGGCGTGTCGACCTACATGTCGTACTGCGGCGCCCAGCTGTTCGAAGCCATTGGCCTCAATACCGACACCATCTCCAAATACTTCACCGGCACCCCCAGCCGTGTGCAGGGCATTGGCGTGTTCCAGATCGCAGAAGAAGCGATCCGCATGCACAAGGCCGCGTTCGGTGACGATCCGGTGCTGGAAACCATGCTCGACGCGGGTGGCGAATACGCCTGGCGCACGCGTGGCGAAGAGCACATGTGGACCCCCGACGCCATCGCCAAGCTGCAGCACAGCTCGCGTTCCAACAACTGGAACACCTACAAGGAATACGCCCAGATCATCAACGACCAGAGCAAGCGCCACATGACGCTGCGTGGCCTGTTCGAGTTCAAGATCGATCCAGCCAAAGCCATCTCTATCGACGAAGTCGAACCCGCCAAAGAGATCGTCAAGCGTTTCGCAACCGGTGCGATGTCTTTGGGCTCGATCTCGACCGAGGCTCATTCGACCCTGGCCGTGGCCATGAACCGCATCGGCGGCAAGAGCAACACGGGCGAAGGCGGTGAAGACGCCAAACGCTACCGCAACGAACTCAAAGGCATCCCGATCAAGCAAGGCCAGACCATGTCTGACTTGCTGGGCAAAGAGGTCTTCGAGGTGGACTACGAGCTGCAAGAAGGTGACTCGATGCGCTCGCGCATCAAGCAGGTGGCTTCGGGCCGCTTCGGTGTCACCGCTGAATACCTCAACAGCGCCGACCAGATCCAGATCAAGATGGCGCAAGGCGCCAAGCCCGGCGAAGGCGGTCAATTGCCTGGCGGCAAGGTGTCAGACTACATCGGCAAGTTGCGCCACAGCGTGCCTGGCGTGGGCCTGATTTCGCCGCCACCGCACCACGACATCTACTCGATCGAAGATCTGGCGCAACTGATTCACGACCTGAAGAACGTCGCGCCTCACAGCTCCATCAGTGTCAAGCTGGTGTCGGAGATCGGCGTGGGCACCATCGCCACCGGCGTTGCCAAGTGCAAGGCCGATCACGTGGTGATCGCTGGCCATGACGGCGGCACGGGCGCATCGCCCTGGTCGTCGATCAAGCACGCCGGTTCGCCCTGGGAAATCGGGCTGGCCGAAACCCAGCAAACGCTGGTGCTGAACCGCTTGCGCAGCCGCATCCGCGTGCAGGCCGACGGTCAGATGAAAACCGGCCGCGACGTGGTGATCGGCGCCTTGCTGGGTGCCGACGAGTTCGGCTTCGCCACCGCACCGCTGGTGGTCGAGGGCTGCATCATGATGCGCAAATGCCACCTGAACACCTGCCCGGTCGGCGTGGCCACGCAAGACCCTGAACTGCGCAAGAAATTCACTGGC
This region of Hydrogenophaga crassostreae genomic DNA includes:
- a CDS encoding glutamate synthase-related protein, producing MTTAAELQHLQEHGLYDPSNEHDACGVGFVAHIKGEKSHAIVTQALKILENLDHRGAVGADKLMGDGAGLLIQLPDALYREEFAAKGVTLPPVGEYGVGMLFLPKEHASRLAVEQAMERAIAGEGQVLLGWRDVPVNRDMPMSPTVRKKEPIIRQVFIGRGNDVIVQDALERKLYVIRKTCSGNIQRLKLTHSKEYYVVSMSSRTVVYKGLLLADQVGTYFNDLQDPRCVSALGLVHQRFSTNTFPEWPLAHPYRYVAHNGEINTVKGNFNWMKAREGVMSSPVLGDDLKKLYPISFASQSDTATFDNVLELMTMAGYPLAQAVMMMIPEPWENHATMDPRRKAFYEYHAAMMEPWDGPASIVFTDGRQIGATLDRNGLRPSRYCVTDDDFVIMGSESGVLPVPEHKIVRKWRLQPGKMFLIDLEQGRMIDDEELKANLANSKPYKQWIENLRVKLDDVEGPATAEPLDSDVSLLDRQQAFGTTQEDMKFLLAPMAAAGEEALGSMGNDSPLAVLSDKNKPLYNYFKQLFAQVTNPPIDPIREAIVMSLVSFIGPKPNLLDINQVNPPMRLEVSQPVLDFADMEKLRYIDTFTKGKFRSHVLDITYPVSWGREGVEAKLASLCAEAVDAIKGGKNILIVSDRKVSAEQVAIPALLALSAIHQHLVREGLRTTAGLVVETGTAREVHHFAVLAGYGAEAVHPYLAMEAIARMHKDLPGDLSAEKAIYNYVKAIGKGLSKIMSKMGVSTYMSYCGAQLFEAIGLNTDTISKYFTGTPSRVQGIGVFQIAEEAIRMHKAAFGDDPVLETMLDAGGEYAWRTRGEEHMWTPDAIAKLQHSSRSNNWNTYKEYAQIINDQSKRHMTLRGLFEFKIDPAKAISIDEVEPAKEIVKRFATGAMSLGSISTEAHSTLAVAMNRIGGKSNTGEGGEDAKRYRNELKGIPIKQGQTMSDLLGKEVFEVDYELQEGDSMRSRIKQVASGRFGVTAEYLNSADQIQIKMAQGAKPGEGGQLPGGKVSDYIGKLRHSVPGVGLISPPPHHDIYSIEDLAQLIHDLKNVAPHSSISVKLVSEIGVGTIATGVAKCKADHVVIAGHDGGTGASPWSSIKHAGSPWEIGLAETQQTLVLNRLRSRIRVQADGQMKTGRDVVIGALLGADEFGFATAPLVVEGCIMMRKCHLNTCPVGVATQDPELRKKFTGKPEHVVNYFFFLAEEARQIMAQLGIRTFDELIGRADLLDMRQGIEHWKAKGLDFSRLLAVPNVPADVPRLHTESQNHGLEKALDNVLIAKSRAAIDKGERVKFLEAVRNVNRSVGAMLSGAVTKVHPEGLPDDTIHIQMEGTGGQSFGAFLTNGITLYLIGDANDYTGKGLSGGRVVVRPSIDFRGESARNIIVGNTVMYGATSGEAYFSGVAGERFAVRLSGATTVVEGTGDHGCEYMTGGTVVVLGKTGRNFAAGMSGGVAYIYDEDGSFAERCNMAMVSIDKVLTTAEQTAQMDRAIWHRDQTDEAQLKKLLEDHNRWTGSKRARELLDNWSQARGKFVKVFPNEYKRALGEINARKEAADVTTKAQATAKKKTAPAK